The genome window CCAATTCTGAATCACCATTATTCTATCTCTCCCATTCCTGCTCCCAGGCAGTACACCTAATGTTGAAAAATCCTGAAACCCTACCCTCGTGGCCCAGTACAAATTACTAGCACTGACTCAACACTCACAGCTGGCTGGCAAACTTCCTAACTCCTCCTGACTCTGGCACCAAACCTTCTGAGAAAGTCAGCCCCATCCAAAGTGAGCACCGTTCTCTTCACCTGAAAATATCTGAGTTGATgttatcttctttcctttcttagagGAGGGGGAGTATCGTCTCCTGCCCAAAGGAATATCTAACAGCTCCCCTAGCATCTCTCCctatcaccccccaccccaccactctaCCCAGCAGCCAGAGcaattttgtgaaaatgaaaaccagGTCAATTCACACTCCTGTGTACACTCCAATGGCCTTCTAATGCTCCTAAAACCGTATCCTAACTTCCTATCAAGGTGTGTAAGGCCTCATGTGTCCTAGCCGCTGCTCAAGCTCTAAGCCCAAGCCATCTTCCAGGACCAGCTCTTTCCAGCTTCTGAGCCATTGCACATTCTGGTGCCTTCCATGAAGGCTCTTTCTTATCCATCTAGCTGGTTCCTTGTCCACCTACAGGCCTTGTCTTTAGTGTTACTTCCTAAGAAGTCTTCCCTCATCACTCAAACTAAAGGTGACCCCACCTGCCACTCTAGCACCATGTTTCCTGTGACAGGCTCCAAAGGTACCACTGAACCCATTTGTCTCTTCACCAAGCCTTGCAGGTACAGCTCTCCTGTTTCAACTGACctgttcttcctttcttattccatttccacccccaccccccaaataacCTTATAACTTCTGACTTCTATGTCAACCCTGTCTTTGCATTTGTAAAAGCTctgggtgatgctgctgctgctggtctagGACACATTGAGAACCATGGTCCGAGAGCAGCCAGTTCAAGCATCTGAGCTGCTGCATCAGCACTGGCCTCACAAGGGCCACCTCTCATGTACCCAGGCCTCCTCTGAGTTCTGCATGGCCACGCGCTCCTTCCCGGCTTTCACCTTTCCCACTCTAGTGCTGACAGTCTCCCCTAAACACCTGTCCTGGCTGTCGTGCCCCTTGAGGACTCATCCTTCGGTCCCCTTGTCCACACTGCCAGATGTGTGGTGTTCTAGATACTAAGTTGCCTTGAGCTCAGAAAAGGGGACGATTACCCAGAACTTGATTATTTGGCAGGATCATGTAAGGGAGGACCTTGAGAAATAGTAAGGATCTGTCCACATCCTACAGATGAGGGAGAATGCCCAGGGCGCTGGGGTCAGAAAAGAAGGGCCACCGTCGTAGGAACAGTCCTCTCCAGGCTGGGTGACCATGGGAAGGTCagggtctctgtttcctcattgggAAGGTGTGCAGAAGaatcaggaattttttaaaacattcctaCAGTGCTCATTATGAACCACATTAGTGCATGATTTGTAGGTGACAAAGACTGTCATGAATACaaacatttaattttgttaatgaaatttcatttttcaggCTTTGGGTTAGCCATACACCATACTGGGTTAGGCTCCCCTTTCTGGAGAAGTACATTCTTTTGTCCAGATTTAGGTGCATTACAACAGTATATGTATTGAGGGAACAAACAAAACTCCTGCCCGTGGATGGAAGTTACTTTGAGCATCTGAAGTATCTGTAGTGAAATTAGCATCAAACACTTGAAATGCAAAATTTTGTTGTTCATCTTATACATTCCACTCTGTTTTACATATCATCTCATCTAGTGAACCGAACAACTGAAGTGCAAAGTTAAGTTGTACATGAAATAcatgtaactaaaaaaaaaaaaaaaagcacttactTTATAAATACTTACCTAAAATCTTAATAACCTTGTGAGGTAGGTGCTTTTTATCACCTTGatgttacaaatgaggaaacaggtaCCAAGAGGCTAAGTCCAAGGTCACTCCATTAGTCATGGACTTGAAGTCTGTTCTCATTGTTTTACAAAGGACCTTATTGTGGAGAATACTTTTAACATGTAACATCTTACTTGGCATAagaccttgatttttttcctctcaaattcCAAGATCCTTACTCTCTAATCTGGCTAGATACGTACCCGATGGTACCTCTGTGACTATCTTCATACCAAATCTTAACTTTCAGTATAAACCTTGTAACTGAGGTCCAGTAGTATTTTTGGCCAAAACCTAACTTCCCAAAGTTAAGACGTCCCACCTCAGGAAGCCATAAGAGGGTTCTTCACGTCCCCCTGGGAACTGGATGCACCTGTTTCCTCTCCAATTTGCACACCTGGCtctatccatctgtctgtcctttCCACCCCGTCTCTCACATTAGGATGTGAGATGTATTACCTCATCCCCACAAGGAAGTTTCTGGGGCCTGTCCTGTAAGTCTCTATAGTCCACTTCACCCATCAATCACTGAAATGACCACCAACCAACAACTTGCCACTTGGGTTTTACTTTCCAAACCTGTCTCTCCAATCTAACACTAAAAAGTGGCCATACCAACCACGTTCTTTCATTAACTCCCGAAACAGTTCTTTTTTCCTTAGACCCGCTCTTTTTCATACATTTCAAAAATAGCTCCCTGCTCATGGTTAAAATCCTTACTATTTCTCATGGTCCTCCCTCAAGTGATCCTGCCACAAAACCAAGTTCtgggtaacctttctcttctATGAGCTCAAGGCCACTTAGAATCTAGAACTGCACATTTGGCAACTGTATCAATGCTGTACACTCATGTCTTCTAAGTCTTCTCTGTCTAGATTACTCATGTAGGCAGACCATGTCTGCTCCCTTCCGGTATACCCCACAGTGCTACACAGTAACTCTTCGGGGATTGACACTCTGGTCCCTGACCCCAGGATGGAGCTTGGATAGTGAGAAACCCGAGTGTCCTCATCCTAGCTAGAAGGGAGGACTCCCTTTCCCTTGTACTCATCTGAagggctggaggaagggagaggctCCTCAAACAGTGAGCACCACCTAAAGTGAGGTAAGACTGCAAGTGACACCCACCTGCACTGGTGGGGAAGAGAGGCTGCCACCCACTGCCAGAAAACCCAACACAGCCAATCACGACTGGGAAGAGTTCCAGCTCCCACGAACCTCCAAACAGCAACAAGGCAGCGGCAactcatttcctttatttctccccCTTGTAAAGGGCGATTCGAGTTCAGCAGCATTCCTCTCCTGTCCCCGAGCCCCCCATCAGACCAGATACTGCAGGCACCAGATCCTGGGTGGCAGGAGCCGCAGCAGCTGTTGGAATCCATTAGGTCAGCACTGAATCCACCAGAGGAGGGCAGCACCAGTCAGACCAGGCGGCAGCTGCACCCGAAGCTCGGGGCGGCCCAGAGGCAGGCTTCCCAGCGAGGACAGAGGCTCAGACAACTGGCTGCTGAGCCTGGCTGGATGGAACCCCATGATGACAAACGTCACCTCTGCCTGTACAGAGTGACTTCAAGGACAAGGCCCACTCAGTTATCTCAAGCAGAACAGACGAGTCTTTCAGAGAAAAGGAAGCAATCAAATATCCTGGTCACATCAAGGCCACACTCCGCCTTCACACGCCCGAGCAGCTGCCACGCCGGCTGTAGACCAGAGCAAGCTTCCGAGTGGAGAGGAGACGGGGGATGTCCAGGAAGGAAAGCTCACTCTCGGGGCCGGCTGACCATGACTTCTCCCAGGGCCTCCAACACCTCCCGCTTGTAGTCTTCGAAGTCACCATCGATCTGGCTAACACTCTGCTCCTCCACCACCCACAGCTGGCAGTTGGTTTCTGTGATGAGTCGGGCATCGTGGCTGACGACGATCACAGCTTCGAGGCAAGACAGTGAAAATGGAGGACAGGCAGAAAGAAGAGGGGAATCAAAACCTGCGAGGAGGGTGCCCAGCCCCAGGACACCTACAGTCCCATCCCCAAGGGGGATGGCAGGAGGAGGGCAGGCCCGAGCTGACTCACCACCCTTGTATTCGTTGATGGCCTCTCCTAGAGCGTCGATAGACTCGATGTCCAAGTTATTGGTGGGTTCATCCTACAGGAAGCAGGCGTCCCAAAACTGACTGTTAACGACCTCTACCTTTCCTGGTGTCACCCCCGCCCTGGCCCTGCAGCCCCATTTACTAACCAAGATGAGGACGTCAGGCTCCCGACAGGCCAGCTCTGCAAACACAACTCGGGCTTTCTGTCCACCTGGAGCGAAGGGGAAGGAGAACCACTGCACCTTCCACCACCAGACATGTCTGCAGGTGAGCCCTGAATGCCTGTGGGTGCATGCTAGTGCGCTGAGGTCCCCAAGTCCTGGTTCCTCTTCCCTCCCGCCTCGAGGCGTAGTGTGCAGCAGGGAATTTTGAGGGGGACGCCTGCCTGGGCCCCCGTACCAGAGAGCTTGCAGATCTGGATGGTGTGGGCGTGGCTCTCCAGGCCGAAGCGGCCCAGGCACTTGCGCGCGTCCTGGTAGGGCAGGTTGAAGCCCCGCTGCAGGTACTCGGTGGGCGTCTCCTCCATGCGCAGCTGCTCTGCATACTGCTGGTTGAAGAAGCCAATTTTCTGCCcaagaggagaagaaggtggtCAATGAAAGTAAGAATTCCTCTGTTGGCCTCTTACTACCTGATTCCCAAAGCCACTTACCAGCCGGTGGTTCTTCCTCATTTCACCCCGAGTCTGCAAGGAAAAAGCAAGGTGGGGGGGAAGTAAGTGGGGGCGGGAAGGAGCCACAGCTCCACCTCCCAACTCTTTGAAGGGAAATGAACACCAGAACTGGACCGGGAACAAGCCAATGCAAGAAAGGTAACACAGGTGTGCTCCCTAACATGACCACGGCAGGCCAGGAAATCAGAAGCAAGAGGAAAAGCGAGGAGGTAAGTGGAAAGTCAGAACCAGGAGCAGGCTGACCACGAGCAGAAAAACCCCATCCCCACCTTCCAGTCAGAATTTTTCAGGGTTCCACCTCAGATGGGAATGAGTTTGTGGGAGGATCTAGGACACCTTTCTAAAGATCTACTCTGTGGGTGTGAGGCAATGTGCCTTCTCCACACTTGCTTGGAGGGCAGACAGATGGTTACAACCACCTAGTACTACATATACCACAAAAGTCCCTGAAGCAATTCTAGGGAATTTACCTTAAGGAAAAACTAAATTCACGAACAAGTACAGTAACACTCTTTACTAGAGTATTGTCCTttagtgaaaaatcagaaacattctAAACAACAGACatcaaataaattataatagatCCATGAGAAAAAAGCATATAAGATTACAGGCacaaaaaaatgctcaatatacATTGTCTGAAAAAAAGCTAGCTACAAAACAATTCACAGGATAACCCACTtttgttaagaaaaataattatatacatgcttgtaaggaaaaagaaaggaaaatgatctGTTAAAATTAatacaggtttaaaaaaataataatacaggtTATCTCCAGATTTTTCTCTGGcttatccaatttttttttcatctgtcccttgcttagttccccgatcagggatctaacccaggctcATGCCAGTAAAAGCCCCGAGTTCTAACTACCGGActgccaggaattccctggttcACACAATTTCTAACGATTCTACAATGGgcatatatttcttatataaccAGAACACACAAGCAGGATGGGGGAGGCATGCCCTTCATCTGGGCCCACTTCTCCAGGTCCGTCTCCCTGACTGATCTAAACTGTCCTCCTCTACAGCACCTCTTAAGCAAATGAACCACCCATGACAAATTCTGTATTTAACTCTCCACAGCAGAGAGGGCTCCCCAGTTGGAGCCTCCAGGGAACAGCCGTGTGCTCATGACTCCACTCACCCGTCATCACACCCCTCCCTGACTCCTGGACTCACCGGTGTCAGCTTGCctgtcagcagcagcagcagggtgctCTTCCCCACGCCGTTAGGGCCCACAATGCAGACTGCCAGAGGGAAGACAGAGGTCAGAGGTGAGGTCCCCAGAAACTCCCCGGGGCTCCTGCTCCATGGCCTGAGTCCCACCCCGAACTCTGCACCGAGCTCTCCCCGCAACTCACTCCTTGAGTCCATGTCGATGCCAAAATCCAGATTCTTAAAGAGTGGTTTCTGCCCCTCATAGCCAAAGGTCACACCTGAGAAGGTAGGAAAAGCAGCACTTTACTTTCTCTTCAGAGTCCCCCGAGCGCAGCTGAGAGCCCTGGTGGGGCGGGAAGGCAGGGCCGCGGCCGCTCACCGTGCAGGCCCAGCACCGGAGGGCTGAGCGGCGGCGGGTCGGGGAACGTGAAGCGCACGGTGTACTCCCTGGGGCGCTTCAGCAGCTCGGGGGCCTCCTGCGACTCCTCGTCCTGGTTTTTCCGCCGGCACTTCTGCTGCTTTCGAGTCAAGGCTTCCTTGGTTTGCTTCTcctgaggaggaagggagacatCCAAGCCTGGATGGGAGGCCTTGAATGGCAGGCAGTGTCTGAGTCCCCCCTCCTTCTCCCGAGAAGATCCCTGCCCGGGAAGAGCCAGCGCTCACCGCCTGCTTGGTGGACTTGCCACCGGCCTTTAGCTCCTTCAGCTTTTTCTCCTGCTTCTCATATTGCTTCAGCAGTTCCTTCTGCTTTTGCTGATACATCTTCTTGAAGGTCACTGGGGCAAGGGGGTGGGAGGTCATCAATGGTTGTCCCTGTCCCCAGCaggatgggggagggtgggggcaggggtcatGTCCAGAATTCTGAAGTACTCAGAATTATCACCACGTCCCTAtgtccctccctcccaggccttTCTCCAGGAACTATCCCTTTCCTCACCCCCAAACGTCCCACGTACTGTAATTGCCCCTGTAGTAGTGAAGCCGCTGGGCATCGAGATGGATGATGTCAGTACAAACGTCATCCAGGAAGCCCTGGTCATGGGAGACGATGAGCAGCGTCTTCCGCCAGCCCTGGAGATAGCTGGGTTTTAAAGAGTGTGGAAATGTCACAATCTCCAGGTTAGAGTGCAGACACGGGCCGGAAGCGAAAAGAGGGAGGCTGGGGTGAGAGCTGTCAGGGGCAAGGTGGAGACCAGCGATACAAGGCTATAACCCAGGCCACTCACTTGTTGAGCCAGATGACAGCGTTGAGGTCCAGGTGGTTGGTGGGCTCATCCAACATCAGCAGCGTGGGCTCCATGAACAGCGCCCTAGAGGGTGGGCAGAAGAAGGCGGGTCAGTAGGAGGAAGACCCTTGCTCAGACAACCCACAGAAGCCTCTGGTAAGTGGAGCCTGAGACCATGAACACTCCTTCCCAACCTCTCCTGAGAGAGTTCCCGAGCAGGAGACAGATGAGAACACACCCCCAGACAGGGAGAGAAGCCCCAGAGTCTGACAAGTCAGACAGTACGGGAGAGACAAGAGAGCCTTGGAAGAACAGGAAGGGAAGGGTGGGCGGAGGCCaggagggcagggggtgggagccCACCTGGCCAAGGAGACACGCATGCGCCAGCCCCCCGAGAACTTCTGTGTGGGTCGATTCTGCATCTCAGGGTCAAAGCCCAGACCGGCCAGGATCCGGCGGGCTTTGGCCTCTGCAGCGGCAGCCCCAGTGGCCCGCAGTTCCTCATACacctgggaggagggagaagaggacacATGCTGGGGGGTCCCGGGAGCCCCTGGTCCTAGCCCACATCCCTGGCGCCATCTCCTCTACCTTCTCGAGCCTCTCGGCAGCCGCGTCGTCGCCCTGCTCCAGCTGCGCCTGAAGCCTCCGCTCCTCCTCCAGCAGCTTCAAGCGCTTGGTGTCCGCGCGAAGGACAGCCTGCACGGCTGGCGTCTCATCAGCCACCACCTCTGGGGGCCGGGGAGCAGTCAGGGTGTGCCCGGGGCCAAGGCTCCTGCTCCCTCTTCCCTGCAGCT of Cervus canadensis isolate Bull #8, Minnesota chromosome 28, ASM1932006v1, whole genome shotgun sequence contains these proteins:
- the ABCF1 gene encoding ATP-binding cassette sub-family F member 1 isoform X1 — its product is MPKAPKQQPPEPEWIGDGETTSPTDKVVKKGKKDKKTKKTFFEELAVEDKQAGEEEKVLKEKEQQQQQQQQQKKKRDTRKGRRKKDVDDDGEEKELMERLKKLSVPASDEEDEVPAPVPRGGKKTKGGNVFAALIQDQSEEEEEEEKHPPKPAKPEKNRINKAVSQEQQPGLKGKKTKEEKSKGKAKPQNKFAALESEEEEEEEDEEEATKEKEPPKQGKEKAKKAEQGSEEGEEEEEEGESKADDPYAHLSKKEKKKLKKQMEYERQVASLKAANAAENDFSVSQAEVSSRQAMLENASDIKLEKFSISAHGKELFVNADLYIVAGRRYGLVGPNGKGKTTLLKHIANRALSIPPNIDVLLCEQEVVADETPAVQAVLRADTKRLKLLEEERRLQAQLEQGDDAAAERLEKVYEELRATGAAAAEAKARRILAGLGFDPEMQNRPTQKFSGGWRMRVSLARALFMEPTLLMLDEPTNHLDLNAVIWLNNYLQGWRKTLLIVSHDQGFLDDVCTDIIHLDAQRLHYYRGNYMTFKKMYQQKQKELLKQYEKQEKKLKELKAGGKSTKQAEKQTKEALTRKQQKCRRKNQDEESQEAPELLKRPREYTVRFTFPDPPPLSPPVLGLHGVTFGYEGQKPLFKNLDFGIDMDSRICIVGPNGVGKSTLLLLLTGKLTPTRGEMRKNHRLKIGFFNQQYAEQLRMEETPTEYLQRGFNLPYQDARKCLGRFGLESHAHTIQICKLSGGQKARVVFAELACREPDVLILDEPTNNLDIESIDALGEAINEYKGAVIVVSHDARLITETNCQLWVVEEQSVSQIDGDFEDYKREVLEALGEVMVSRPRE
- the ABCF1 gene encoding ATP-binding cassette sub-family F member 1 isoform X2, which gives rise to MPKAPKQQPPEPEWIGDGETTSPTDKVVKKGKKDKKTKKTFFEELAVEDKQAGEEEKVLKEKEQQQQQQQQKKKRDTRKGRRKKDVDDDGEEKELMERLKKLSVPASDEEDEVPAPVPRGGKKTKGGNVFAALIQDQSEEEEEEEKHPPKPAKPEKNRINKAVSQEQQPGLKGKKTKEEKSKGKAKPQNKFAALESEEEEEEEDEEEATKEKEPPKQGKEKAKKAEQGSEEGEEEEEEGESKADDPYAHLSKKEKKKLKKQMEYERQVASLKAANAAENDFSVSQAEVSSRQAMLENASDIKLEKFSISAHGKELFVNADLYIVAGRRYGLVGPNGKGKTTLLKHIANRALSIPPNIDVLLCEQEVVADETPAVQAVLRADTKRLKLLEEERRLQAQLEQGDDAAAERLEKVYEELRATGAAAAEAKARRILAGLGFDPEMQNRPTQKFSGGWRMRVSLARALFMEPTLLMLDEPTNHLDLNAVIWLNNYLQGWRKTLLIVSHDQGFLDDVCTDIIHLDAQRLHYYRGNYMTFKKMYQQKQKELLKQYEKQEKKLKELKAGGKSTKQAEKQTKEALTRKQQKCRRKNQDEESQEAPELLKRPREYTVRFTFPDPPPLSPPVLGLHGVTFGYEGQKPLFKNLDFGIDMDSRICIVGPNGVGKSTLLLLLTGKLTPTRGEMRKNHRLKIGFFNQQYAEQLRMEETPTEYLQRGFNLPYQDARKCLGRFGLESHAHTIQICKLSGGQKARVVFAELACREPDVLILDEPTNNLDIESIDALGEAINEYKGAVIVVSHDARLITETNCQLWVVEEQSVSQIDGDFEDYKREVLEALGEVMVSRPRE
- the ABCF1 gene encoding ATP-binding cassette sub-family F member 1 isoform X3 encodes the protein MPKAPKQQPPEPEWIGDGETTSPTDKVVKKGKKDKKTKKTFFEELAVEDKQAGEEEKVLKEKEQQQQQQQKKKRDTRKGRRKKDVDDDGEEKELMERLKKLSVPASDEEDEVPAPVPRGGKKTKGGNVFAALIQDQSEEEEEEEKHPPKPAKPEKNRINKAVSQEQQPGLKGKKTKEEKSKGKAKPQNKFAALESEEEEEEEDEEEATKEKEPPKQGKEKAKKAEQGSEEGEEEEEEGESKADDPYAHLSKKEKKKLKKQMEYERQVASLKAANAAENDFSVSQAEVSSRQAMLENASDIKLEKFSISAHGKELFVNADLYIVAGRRYGLVGPNGKGKTTLLKHIANRALSIPPNIDVLLCEQEVVADETPAVQAVLRADTKRLKLLEEERRLQAQLEQGDDAAAERLEKVYEELRATGAAAAEAKARRILAGLGFDPEMQNRPTQKFSGGWRMRVSLARALFMEPTLLMLDEPTNHLDLNAVIWLNNYLQGWRKTLLIVSHDQGFLDDVCTDIIHLDAQRLHYYRGNYMTFKKMYQQKQKELLKQYEKQEKKLKELKAGGKSTKQAEKQTKEALTRKQQKCRRKNQDEESQEAPELLKRPREYTVRFTFPDPPPLSPPVLGLHGVTFGYEGQKPLFKNLDFGIDMDSRICIVGPNGVGKSTLLLLLTGKLTPTRGEMRKNHRLKIGFFNQQYAEQLRMEETPTEYLQRGFNLPYQDARKCLGRFGLESHAHTIQICKLSGGQKARVVFAELACREPDVLILDEPTNNLDIESIDALGEAINEYKGAVIVVSHDARLITETNCQLWVVEEQSVSQIDGDFEDYKREVLEALGEVMVSRPRE